A stretch of the Balneolales bacterium ANBcel1 genome encodes the following:
- a CDS encoding NAD(P)(+) transhydrogenase (Re/Si-specific) subunit beta translates to MNPLVPEALSGYIPNTIQLAYLLASVLFILGVKRLSSPATARSGNLLASLGMFIGVAVTLFDREIVSFQFIVAGIVIGSVIGAVLARRVKMTSMPELVSLFNGFGGAASAMVASGEYFRLSMVESPFVGYELVTMVISLFIGSLTFTGSLIAFGKLKGLIGGSPLVYAGYKVVNSVIFAGVLVCAVLFVLDADNTTYFLVIAGIALLLGILMVLPIGGADMPVVISLLNSLTGLAASATGFVLNNNLLIVSGTLVGAAGFILTMIMCKAMNRPLVNVLFGAFGSDASGGTGSSNGTGKSVKEVTAEDLSVMTAYAKRVVIVPGYGLAVAQAQHVIREVADVLESKGVDIRYGIHPVAGRMPGHMNVLLAEANVPYPQLFDMDEINKEFQKTDVVLVIGANDVVNPDARNNSGSPIYGMPILNVDEARSVVVFKRSLNPGFAGIDNQLFYGENSYMFFGDAKASLSRLLQALKEL, encoded by the coding sequence ATGAATCCACTGGTACCTGAAGCCCTCTCCGGCTATATCCCGAATACCATTCAGCTGGCCTACCTGCTTGCCTCGGTGCTGTTCATCCTGGGTGTGAAGCGCCTGAGCTCGCCGGCTACCGCCCGCTCCGGAAACCTGCTCGCCTCGCTGGGTATGTTCATCGGCGTGGCCGTTACCCTCTTTGACCGGGAGATCGTCTCCTTCCAATTCATTGTGGCCGGTATTGTGATCGGATCCGTGATAGGAGCCGTACTTGCCCGCAGAGTTAAAATGACCTCGATGCCCGAACTGGTATCCCTGTTCAACGGGTTTGGAGGCGCCGCCTCCGCGATGGTCGCCAGCGGCGAATATTTCCGGCTTTCCATGGTCGAAAGCCCCTTTGTCGGTTACGAACTGGTGACGATGGTCATTTCCCTGTTTATCGGGTCACTCACGTTCACCGGCAGCCTGATCGCGTTCGGTAAGCTAAAGGGGCTTATTGGCGGAAGTCCGCTGGTTTATGCCGGATACAAGGTGGTCAACTCCGTTATTTTCGCGGGCGTGCTGGTGTGCGCCGTGCTGTTTGTCCTGGACGCCGACAATACGACGTATTTCCTTGTGATCGCCGGTATCGCCCTGCTGCTGGGAATTCTCATGGTGCTTCCGATCGGAGGCGCCGATATGCCTGTGGTCATCTCGCTTCTCAACTCCCTGACCGGTCTGGCCGCGTCCGCCACCGGATTCGTCCTGAACAACAACCTGCTGATTGTGAGTGGAACACTGGTGGGCGCTGCCGGATTCATCCTCACCATGATCATGTGCAAAGCCATGAACCGGCCTCTGGTAAACGTTCTTTTCGGGGCCTTCGGATCTGATGCCAGCGGCGGGACCGGAAGCAGCAACGGGACTGGCAAATCCGTCAAGGAAGTTACCGCCGAAGACCTTTCGGTGATGACCGCTTATGCCAAACGGGTGGTCATTGTGCCCGGCTACGGACTCGCGGTCGCCCAGGCGCAGCATGTCATCCGGGAAGTCGCCGATGTGCTGGAATCAAAAGGCGTGGATATCCGCTACGGAATTCATCCGGTTGCCGGCCGCATGCCCGGTCACATGAACGTATTGCTGGCGGAAGCCAATGTGCCTTACCCCCAGCTGTTTGACATGGATGAAATCAACAAGGAGTTTCAAAAAACGGATGTGGTACTTGTGATCGGGGCCAATGATGTAGTGAATCCCGATGCCCGCAACAACTCCGGGAGTCCGATTTACGGCATGCCAATTCTGAATGTGGACGAGGCTCGATCGGTCGTCGTTTTCAAGCGAAGCCTGAACCCCGGCTTTGCAGGAATCGACAACCAGCTCTTCTATGGCGAAAACAGCTATATGTTCTTCGGTGATGCCAAGGCATCTCTCTCCCGGCTGCTGCAGGCGCTGAAAGAGCTGTAG
- a CDS encoding NAD(P) transhydrogenase subunit alpha: METLIVNLFIFILAAFVGFEVISKVPPTLHTPLMSGANAISGITLVGALLVASHVVCNITCYIGFLAIIFATINVVGGFMVTDRMLEMFKKKGDEQ, from the coding sequence ATGGAAACACTCATTGTAAACCTCTTCATCTTTATACTGGCGGCTTTCGTCGGTTTCGAGGTGATCTCCAAGGTGCCTCCGACCCTGCACACGCCGTTGATGTCCGGGGCCAATGCCATCTCCGGCATCACACTGGTCGGAGCGTTGCTGGTTGCCAGCCATGTTGTCTGCAACATCACCTGCTATATCGGCTTTCTGGCCATCATCTTTGCCACCATTAACGTTGTCGGCGGGTTCATGGTCACCGACCGCATGCTGGAAATGTTTAAAAAGAAGGGGGATGAACAATGA